GTGGGACGACAAGAGCCACACCGGCACCTTCGACTCCACCCTGGTCACCCCCAAGTGGGCGGTCAGCGGCGGCAGCACGAAGAACCTCACCTTCCAGACCCACTACCGCCACGAGGCCGGCCAGAGCGCCCAGGTCCTGGTCTCGTACAACGGCGGCACCCCGGCCGTGGTGAAGACCTACACCGCCGACGCCGTCGCCAAGGCCGAGTCCCTCGCCCTCCAGGTCCCGGCCGGAGCCACCGACGTCCAGGTCCGCTTCCGCTACAGCGGCAACAACAACTGGTACTGGACCGTCGACGACGTCCGCCTCGGCTGACCCGCCGCGCCGGCCCGGACGGCCCGCCCGCCCGGCGGGCCGTCCGGGCCGTGGACGGCCTCCGCGTCCGGGCCCCGACCCGGATAAGGTGGTTCAGACCAGAGGCCCCCGAGGTCAGAGGCCCCGCAGAGCGGAGAACAGTCCCGTGGCAGAGCGCAAGCCGATCGAATCCTGGCTCACCGACATGGACGGGGTCCTCATCCACGAGGGCACCCCGATCCCCGGCGCGGACGCCTTCATCAAGCGGCTGCGGGATTCGGGCAAGCCCTTCCTGGTGCTGACCAACAACTCCATCTACACCCCGCGCGACCTCCAGGCCCGCCTCAGCCGCATGGGCCTGCACGTCCCCGTCGAGAACATCTGGACCTCCGCCCTCGCCACCGCGAAGTTCCTCGACGCCCAGCGCCCGGGCGGCACCGCGTACGTCATCGGCGAGGCGGGGCTGACCACCGCCCTGCACGACATCGGCTACATCCTCACCGACCACGAGCCCGACTACGTGGTCCTGGGCGAGACCCGCACGTACAGCTTCGAGGCCATGACCAAGGCCGTCCGCCTGATCAACGCGGGCGCCCGCTTCATCTGCACCAACCCCGACGAGACCGGCCCCTCCACCGAGGGCCCGCTCCCGGCCACCGGCGCCGTCGCCGCGCTCATCACCAAGGCGACCGGCAAGAAGCCGTACTTCGCCGGCAAGCCCAACCCGCTGATGATGCGGACCGGGCTGAACGCCATCGGCGCGCACTCCGAGACCAGCGCGATGATCGGCGACCGGATGGACACCGACGTGCTCGCCGGGCTGGAGGCGGGCATGCAGACCTTCCTCGTCCTCACCGGCCTGACCTCGGTCGCCGACACCGAGAAGTTCCCCTACCGGCCCACCAGGACCGTCGACTCGATCGCCGACCTGGTCGACCTGGTCTAGGGCGTACGGGCGGGGTCCACGGCCGGCCCGGACGGCTGACACGTACGGCGCCGCTCCGGGTGCGGGGCGGCGCGCCGCACGGGAACCTCCTTGAAGAGGAGGTTCACCATGCGCAGCATGTCCATCGCTCTCCGTGTCACCGGTGCGGCCGCCGTCCTGACGGCGTTCACCGCGGTGACCGCGCCCACCGCCCTCGCGGGCGAAGAGGACCGCGGCGGCCGCGGGAGCATCTCGGTCGATCCGAACCCGGCCCACCCCGGAGCGCAGGTCAAGCTGCGCGTCCACGGCTGCGAGAACAACCGCGGCGCGGCCAAGTCGCCCGTCTTCGCGGCCGACGTCGACCTGTACGGCCGCGACGGCGGCCGCAGCCCGCTCTACGGCGAGGCGGTGATCAGCTCGTACGCCTCGCCCGGCCGGCACTCCATCCGGGTGTTCTGCGACGGCGACGAGCGGGCCACCGGCTCCATCGAGATCACCCACCACCGCCCCAGCCATCACGCCTCGCCGGTCTGGCCGGTCCACGCGGGCGGCGGCGGGATGTCCGCCGAGCTCGCCGAGACCACCCGGCTGGCCGCGGCCGCCAAGAAGGACCACGGTTCCGGGGGCGGCCCGGGCATGCCGCACACCGTGATCGGCGCCCTGCTCGCCGCCGCGGCCACCCTGGCCGTCGCGGGCCGCGCGCTGGCCCTGCGGCGGCGCCGAAGCGGCGAATGAGCGAGCCCCGGAGGGCCGGCGGCAGCCGGCTGCTGACCTTCGCCGCCTGGTCGGTGCTGGTCCTCGGCCTGTGGCTGTGGGGCCGCCAGCTCACCGGGGTCCCGGCCCCGCCGACCGGCCCGGCCGGCGGGGCGCCGGCCCCGGGGATGCCGGCGGCGCACGCCCCGCTGCCCGGGGCCTCGCCGCAGCGGCTCGACGTCCCCTCCATAGGCATCCAGGCCCCGGTGATCTCCCGCGGCCTGGACGACGACGGCGCCATCGAACCGCCCCCGTACGCGAGCCCGGGCACGGTCGGATGGTGGGGCGCGGGCACCCAGCCGGGTTCGGCCGGGACCGCGCTGATGGTGGGACACGTGGACACCAAGGCGAAGCCGGCGGTGTTCTTCGGCCTCGGCTCGGCGCAGCCGGGCGAGAAGGTGCGGGTGGTGCGCGCGGACGGCTCGGTCGCCGAGTTCACCATCGAGGACGTTCGGGTCTACGAGCGCGCGGGCTTCGACCCGCACAAGGCGTACGGCCAGCGGGTCGCGGGCCGGGCCGAGCTGCGGCTGGTCACCTGCGGCGGTTCGTACGACAAGGCGGCCAAGCAGTACACGGCCAACGTGGTGGTCTCCGCCTACCTGACCGGCGCGGGCGTCCGCCCGGGCACGGCCGCCTAGGCCGTCGCCCTCGGATCGTGCCGGGCCCCGCGTCCGTACGGATGACCGCGGACGACCCCGCACGCGGTGACGACAGAAGCCCCGCACGGCTTTCGCCGTGCGGGGCTTCCGGTGTCTGTGCGCCGCCAGGGACTCGAACCCCGGACCCGCTGATTAAGAGTCAGCTGCTCTAACCAACTGAGCTAGCGGCGCTTGGTGACAGGGAAAACTCTACCCCACCCCCACAGGTGCTCGTGACCAGCCACGCCCGCCTTGTCCGATTAACCCATGTTTAAGGGTTTTGTCGTGCACGATATGTCTTGGCCGTACGCATCTGATGCCCCGCCAGATACGGGACGGATCGACCAGTGGACGAGTAGGGGAGTGGACGGAACCGCATGACGATGCAGCCTCCGGCACGTGTGCAGATGCCGATGCCCGTTTTCCAGGAGTACGAGCCCGCGGGCGACTGCGCGTGCAAGGGCTGCGCCCAACGCCGCCGCTCCCTCGCCCGCGCGCGGGCCATAGCGCCCCGGGACGGCGGACACCCCTCCGCGCGCGGCGCCCGCCGGGCGCTGGTCCTGGCCACCGCCGCCGGAGTGGTTCTGAGCGGCGGCGGGGTCGCGGCGGCGCGCACCACCCCGCCCCCCGGCCCGGTCTCCCACGACGAGCCGGGCTCGCCGCAGGGCCGGCCGGCCCCGCTGCACGGGCCCAAGGGCGGCCCGGTCGGCAAGCCCGGAGCACCGGGCGCGCCGAGCGCGGCGAAGCGGATCGACCGGTCGACGATCATCAACCGGGCGAAGCTGTGGCTGGACGCGAAGGTCCCGTACAGCATGTCCGAGTACTGGACCGACGGATACCGGCAGGACTGCTCGGGCTACGTCTCGATGGCGTGGAACCTCGGCACCAACGAGTGGACCGGCAGCCTGCACACCTTCGCCACCCGGATCACCAAGGACGAACTGCTGCCGGGCGACATGCTGCTCTTCCACAACCCGGCCGACCCCAACAAGGGCTCGCACGTCACACTCTTCGGCGGCTGGGCGGACGAGAGCCGCACGCACTACATCGCCTACGAACAGACGAAACCGGCCACGCGCAAGCAGGTCACGCCCTACGGCTACTGGAACAACGCGGCGAAGTACCTGCCGTACCGGTTCAACGGGGTCACCGGCGGGATCGTCCCGGAGGGCCAAGGGCCGGACGGCAAACCGGCCACCCCGGTCGCGAAGGCCTTCCCGGGGGCGGCGACGTTCGGCCCGGGCCGCACCGGCGACCACATCGAACAGCTGGGCCGGATGCTGATCGACCGCGGCGCCCTGCGCTTCTACCCGCAGGGCGCGTCCCGCCGGTGGACGGACGCCGACCGGCTGGCCACCCAGGCCTTCCAACGGGCCCAGGGCTGGACGGGGGCCGACGCGGACGGCACGCCGGGCGCGCACACCTGGCGGCTGCTGGTCGAGCGCCAGGGCAAGGACATCCCGCCGGTGCCGGAGACGGCGGGGCCGGGCGGCGTCCGGGCGTACCCGGGGGCGGCCGTCTTCCGCCCCGGCTCCGCCCACGACGCCGTCACGGCACTCGGCCGCATGCTGCTGGCCAAGGGCTTCGGCACGTACTACACATCCGGCCCCGGCCCCCGCTGGGGCGAGGCCGACCGCCGGGCCGTCGAGGCGTTCCAGCGCGCGCAGGGCTGGCGCGGCGCCGCGGCCGACGGCTACCCGGGACCGGAAACCTGGCGCCGGCTGTTCGCATGACGGAGGCAACGATGTACCCCACCCGCACCACCTCGACCACGGGCACCCTCCACCTCCCCCCGGCACCCCCGCGCCCCGCGCGACCGGCACCGGCCGCCCCCCACCCGACCGCCACCCCGGCCCCGGCGCCGACCGGGCCCACGGCTTCGACCCCACCCCCGGAGCCCGCCCGGACATCCGCCCCGCCCCTCCCGGCCCCGGGCCGGACCACGGCACCGGCGCCGGATTCCGCTCCGGTCTTCGGCACGGGGCCCGACCCGGCTCCCGCAGTGGCCCTTCCGCTCCCGGGCCGGGCCACGGCGCCGGATTCCGCCACGGCGCCCGACCCGGTTCCCGCAGTGGCCCTTCCGCTCCCGGGCCGGGCCACGGCGCCGGATTCCGCCACGGTCCTCGGCACGGGGCCCGACCCGGCTCCCGCAGTGGCCCTTCCGCTCCCGGGCCGGGCCACGGCGCCGGATTCCGCCACGGCGCCCGACCCGGTTCCCGTCCCGGCGGTCCCCAGCCGGGCCGCGGCTCCGGCTGCCGGTCACGCCCAGGCGCCCGCCCCGGCCCCGGTCCCGGGCTGGATGGCGGCTCCGGCGCCGGTTCCGGCTTCGGCCACGCACCACACCACGGCCGTGTCGCAGGCCCCGGCCCACCGCACGGCCCCGGCCGAGGAGGCCGTCCCGTACCCGGTCGCGGCCCACCTCGCCGTCCCGGCCGGGGAGGCCGCAGGCCCGGCGCCGGCGCAGGTCCCGGTGCCGTTCCCGGCTCCGGCGGAGCACCAGGCGCAGGTCGCCCCGGTTCCGGCGTACGCCGGTCCGGCCGAGGCCGAGCCGCACGCCCGCGCCGACGCGGCCGTCCCGGTCCTGCCGCACACCCGCCCGACCCCGGCGGCCGAGGTGCCCGCGCCGGAGCCCGCGCGGGCCCCCTACGGCGAGGCCGCGGCGCCGGCCCCCGGGCCGCTTCCGTACGGTGCGTCCCCCGCGTACGCCCGCCCGGTCGAGGCCCCGGCCGTCGCCGCGCCCCGCGAGGCCCCGCCCACCGGGGGCCCGGGGCCGGACCACCCGGCACCCCGGTACGCCGAGGCCCCGGAGGGCGGGGCGAGCCCGTACGGCGACGTACCCGCCGCCCGCGTGCAACCCGAGGCGGAGACCGAGCCCGAGACCGGTACCGGCACCGAGCCCGAGCTCCGGAACGAGCCCGCCCCCGCCCCGGACCCCGCGCACCGGACCCCCGCGCACTCCGGGGTGCCCGGGCCCGGGGCGGCCGAGATCGTGGCCTTGGCCGTGACCCGCGGGCTGCGCCGGGAGGCGGCCGAGGACGACGACACCCAGGACATCCCCCGCGTCGCACCGCTGCGCGGCAGCGCCGTCACCGAGGTGCCGGCGCACCTGCCGTTCCGCGGCGGACCGATGCCGTCCGCCCCGGCGCCCCGCCCCGCCCCCGCCCGCCCCGCAGCCGTGCGGCGACCCGCTCCCGGGCGCCGCGTCCCCCGGGGCGACGACCGGCTGCGGGAGCACCGGGGGCCCGTGCTGCCCGGCTGGATCGGCGTGCTCGTCGGCGGTCTCGCCCTGGCCGGCTGCTCGGCGGTGCTCTGGCGGGCCGGCGCCGTCCCCGCCCCGCTCGCGGCGGCGTTCGGCGCGACCCCGCGCCCCTACGAGGGGCTGCGCGCCACCCACTGGCCCCCGCTCGCCTTCCTCGGCGTCGTCGCCCTGCTCGCCCTCGGCGGGCTCGGCCGGGCCCGGGCCGGGCACGCCTGGGTGCTCACGCTCTTCGGCCGCTACCGCGGCACGGTCCGCCGGACCGGCCTGACCTGGGTCAGCCCGCTCCTGCTGCGCCGGCGGGTCGACGTACGGCTGCGGCACTGGCGCAGCGAGCCCATGCCCGCCGTGGACTCCGGCGGCCTCGCCCTCCAGGTCGTCGTCCAGGTGGTCTGGCAGGTCAAGGACACCGCCCGGGCCACCCTCGCCGTGGCCGACCACACCGCGTACCTCGCCGAACAGGTCGAGTCGGCCATGGCGCGCGTGCTGTCCCAGCTCCCGGCCGACGCGTTCCACGAGGACGCGCCGACCCTGCGCGACGCGGAGGCCGTGGGCGACGCGCTGACCCGGCTGCTGGCGGCGGAGACCGAGGCCGTCGGGATCGAGGTGTTCTCGGCGCAGCCGACCCGGATCGAGTACGCCGCCGAGGTCGCCGAGGCCATGCGCCGCCGCCGGGTGGCCGCGATCGACGCCAAGCACCGCGACACCGTGCTGACGTCGGTGGTGGACGCGGTGGACGACACCGTCCACCGGCTGACCTCGCGCGGGATCGTGGAGCTCGACGACTACGAGCGCAAGGCCCTGGTGAAGGACCTCACGGTCGCGTTCTACACCGGCCGCGCGGAGTAGCGGCGGCGGCCACCGCGGCGCCGCGGGAACGGGTGGTCCGGGCCGACCGGACCACCCGTTCTTCCGTTGGTATGGACACGGCCAACTCTCGTCAATAATCTGGTACTTGGTCTAGACCTAAATCCGAACGGCGAGCCCCACACCCGCCGGCCCCGGCACCAACGCCATCGCCGAGGCCGGCAGCACCGCCCTGCGTGCGCACGCTCTCGCCGAACTCCCCCCATGTTCAAGGAGCATCATGCGTCACTCCCGCATGCCCGGACGGGCCGGCGCCGCCGCGCTCGGACTCGGCCTCGTCGCCGGCATCACCCTGCTCAGCGCCCCGAGCGCGAGCAGCCACGGCTACACCGACACCCCCATCAGCCGCCAGAAGCTCTGTGCCAACAAGACCGTGTCCGACTGCGGTGCCATCCAGTGGGAGCCCCAGAGCGTCGAGGGCTTCAAGGGCTTCCCGGCCGCCGGCCCCGCCGACGGCAAGATCTGCGCCGGCGGCAACAGCCAGTTCGCCGAGCTCGACAACCAGCGCGGCGGCACCTGGCCCACCACCAAGGTGACCAGCGGGCAGAGCTACTCCTTCCGCTGGCAGTTCACCGCCAACCACTCCACCACCGACTTCAAGTACTACGCGACGAAGAACGGCTGGGACCCCACCAAGCCCCTCACCCGCGCCGCGCTCGACCCCCAGCCCTTCCTGACCGTCGCCTACAACGGCGCCCGGCCCTCCCAGACCACCGTCCACCAGGGCACCCTGCCGGCCGGAAAGTCCGGCCGCCACATGATCCTCGCGGTCTGGACCGTCAACGACACCCCGATGGCGTTCTACTCCTGCTCGGACGTTCAGTTCTGACGTAACGTCAGCTAACCTCCGGCGGCATGCGGACGACGACTGCACCGGGGACCGTCGCGGAGCTCGTGGCGCGCCAATGGGGCGACCACCGGCCCGGGCTGAAACACGAGGACGGGGTCCTCACCCGGCACCGGACCGCCCAGGAGGCCGCCGCGCGTGCCGCGCTCCTCGTCGACCTCATGCCGCCGGGGGCCGAACCGCACCTGGGGGTGCTGCTCGACAACACCCCCGAGTTCCCGTTCTGGCTCGGCGCGGCGGCCCTCGCGGGGGCCGCCGTCGCCGGGATCAACCCCACCCGGCGCGGCCCCGAGCTGGCCCGCGACATCCTGCACACCGACTGCCGTCTGCTGATCACCGAGCCCGCCCACCTGCCGCTGCTGCGCGGCCTCGACCTGCCCGGCGTACGCGTCCTGGTCACCGGCACCGAGGAGTACGCGGCGCTGCTGGCCCCCTACGCGGCCGCCGAGCCCGGCGACGCGACCCTGGGCGCCCCCGGCCCCGGCTCCCGGCTGCTCCTCTACTTCACCTCCGGCTCCACCGGCGCCCCCAAGGCCGCCATCTGCACCCAGGGCCGGCTCGCCGCCGCCGGGGCCGCCCTGGCCCGCCGGTTCTCGGTCACCCCCGACGACGTGCACTACGTCTGCATGCCCCTCTTCCACGGCAACGCCGTCATCGCCGACTGGCTCCCGGCCCTCGCCGGCGACGCCGCGGTCGCCCTGCGCCGGCGCTTCTCCGCCTCGGCCTTCCTGGACGACGTACGGACCCACGGCGCGACGTACTTCACCTACGTCGGCCGGGCCGTGCAGTACCTCCTGGCCACCGAGCCCCGCCCCGACGACCGCGAGCACCCGCTCCGGCTCGGCTTCGGCACCGAGGCCGGGGCGGCGGACGCGGCCCGCTTCACCGAGCGGTTCGGGGTCCCGCTGGTCGAGGGGTACGGGGCCACCGAGGGCGGCGCCTCCGTCCAGCGCACCCCGGACACCCCGCCGGCCGCACTGGGCCGGGCGGGCGCGGGTGACGACCTGGCGGTGATCGATTCGGAGACCGGCCGCACCTGCCCGCCGGCCGTCTTCGACGACCGGGGCCGGCTGCTGAACGCGGACCGGGCGATCGGCGAGCTGGTCAACCGGGGCCGCAGCCTCTTCGAGGGCTACTGGCGCAACCCGGACGCGGAGGCCGCCCGCACCCGCGACGGCTGGTACTGGACCGGCGACCTCTTCTACCGCGACGCGCAGGGCTTCCTCTACTTCGCGGGGCGCACGGACGACCGGCTGCGGGTCGACAGCGAGAACCTGGCCGCGGCGGTCATCGAGAACATCCTGGCCCGCTGGGCCGACGCGGCGGCCGTCGCCGTCTACGCGGTCCCGGACGAGGTGGCGGGGGACCAGGTGATGGCGGCCCTCGCCCTGCGCGACGGCGCGGTCTTCGACCCCGCGGCCTTCGCGGCGTTCCTGGCCGCCCAGCCTGACCTGGGGACGAAGATGCCCCCGCGCTACGTCCGGATCGTTCCGGCCATGCCGGTCACCGCCACGAACAAGGTCCACCGGGTCGCCCTGCGCCGGGCCGGCTTCCGCTGCCCGGACCCGGTCTGGCACCGCGCCCCCGGCGGCGCGTACCGCCCGCTGACCGGAGCGGACCTCGCGAACCTCCTCGCGGCCTACGCCGCCCACGACCGCACCGACCTGCCGGCCCGCTGAACCGGCGCTCCGGCCGGCCCGCGGACCTGCACGGGCAGTGGTTTCGAGCACCCCGCGGGACCGGGTAGTATTTTCTCTGTCGGCAGGCGCCGCTAGCTCAGTTGGTTAGAGCAGCTGACTCTTAATCAGCGGGTCCGGGGTTCGAGTCCCTGGCGGCGCACCTGTCCTTCGGGCGGTTTCCGGTTCACCGGGAACCGCCCGAAGTGTTTTCCGGCCACGGCAGCCCCGGCCGCCGAGGTCGCGCCATCCACGGCCCGCCCCGCCCCGCTCTGCTCCGTCTCAGAGGGTGAGCGACAGCAGCAGCGGTGCGGCCTTGCGGTTCAGGGCCTCCGCCGCGGCGCGCAGCCGGTGGGCGTGCTCGACCGGCATCGACAGGGCCAGGCAGCCCACCGAGGCCCCCGCCGTGATCGGGACCGCCGCGCAGACGGTGCCCACCGCGTACTCCTGGAGGTCCAGCACCGGCACGGTGGCCGGCTGGGCGTCCAGCTGGGAGAAGAGGACCCGCTCGCTCACGATCGTCTTCGACGTCAGCCGGGCGGTCTTGTGCCGCGCGAGGTGGTCGCGCCGCCCGTCCTGGTCGAGCTGCGTCAGCAGGCACTTGCCGACCGCGCTGGCGTGCGCGGCGGAGCGGAAGTCGACCCACTCGTGCACCTTCGGGGTGCGGGGGCTGTCCGCGAACTGCGTGATCCGGACCTCTCCGTCCACGTACCTGCTGATGTAGACGGCCGCGCCGACCGAGTCCCGCAGCCGGTCGAGGGTGTCCTGCAGCTTGTCCGCCAGGGCCTGCTCGCGGTCGGCGCCGGAGCCGAGCAGGACCAGGGAGTCGCCGATCGCGTAGGCGCCGTCGGCCACCTGCAGCACGTAGCCCTCCCGGCGCAGCATGAGCAGCATCGGCGTGAGGTGCACCGCGGGCAGGCCGGTCTCGCGCGCGATCTGCGCGCCGGTCACGCCACCGGCGTGCCGCGCGATCGCTTCGAGTACGCGCAGGGCGTACTGCACCGAGTGGAACGGCGCGGTCGGCTCGGGCTTCAGCGCCACGGTTTCCCCCTAGCAGGTAGCTACCGCTTGCCGTCCCACGATAGCCACGAAGGGGCCCGTACGGAGCGGCTGTTGAAGAGATTGATGGCTCAATCAAGTCGGTCCGTCCCGATCCACTCCTTCGGCATATGCCAAGGTCATGCACCCTGCCCCTCGGGAATGCCGGGAATGCCCGGCGGTCGCGCGGGGTTCTCCCCTCGGTACGTCTGTCGTACGGATGTCGTACGGACGTGAATCGAGACGGGAGCGACGATGAGTGACACCGGGGACGCCGGCCGGCAGGGCCGCGACGAGGGTCCTGACGGGCCCGGCGACGGGATCCGCGACGAGATCCGCGGCTCCGCGCGGGGCCGGGCCCCCGTGCCCCTGTCGGTGCTGGACCTCGTCACCGTGGGCGCCGGCAGCACCGCCGGCGAGGCCCTGCGGACCAGCGTGGAGATCGCCCGGCTCGCCGAGTCCCGCGGCTACCACCGCCACTGGGTGGCCGAACACCACTCCATGCCCGGCGTCGCCAGCTCCTCCCCGGCCGTGATCCTGGCCCACCTCGCCGCGCACACCTCCCGCATCCGGCTCGGATCGGGCGGCGTCATGCTGCCCAACCACGCCCCCCTCGCCGTCGCCGAGCAGTTCGGCACCCTGGAGGCGCTCGCCCCCGGCCGGATCGACCTCGGCCTGGGCCGCGCCCCCGGCACCGACCAGCGCACCGCGGCCGCCCTGCGCGGGCCCGCACGCCTGGACGAGGCCGCCGACGAGTTCCCCCGCAGCCTCGGAGAGCTCATCCGCTTCC
Above is a window of Streptomyces subrutilus DNA encoding:
- a CDS encoding HAD-IIA family hydrolase, which encodes MAERKPIESWLTDMDGVLIHEGTPIPGADAFIKRLRDSGKPFLVLTNNSIYTPRDLQARLSRMGLHVPVENIWTSALATAKFLDAQRPGGTAYVIGEAGLTTALHDIGYILTDHEPDYVVLGETRTYSFEAMTKAVRLINAGARFICTNPDETGPSTEGPLPATGAVAALITKATGKKPYFAGKPNPLMMRTGLNAIGAHSETSAMIGDRMDTDVLAGLEAGMQTFLVLTGLTSVADTEKFPYRPTRTVDSIADLVDLV
- a CDS encoding class F sortase, translated to MSEPRRAGGSRLLTFAAWSVLVLGLWLWGRQLTGVPAPPTGPAGGAPAPGMPAAHAPLPGASPQRLDVPSIGIQAPVISRGLDDDGAIEPPPYASPGTVGWWGAGTQPGSAGTALMVGHVDTKAKPAVFFGLGSAQPGEKVRVVRADGSVAEFTIEDVRVYERAGFDPHKAYGQRVAGRAELRLVTCGGSYDKAAKQYTANVVVSAYLTGAGVRPGTAA
- a CDS encoding SPFH domain-containing protein — translated: MSQAPAHRTAPAEEAVPYPVAAHLAVPAGEAAGPAPAQVPVPFPAPAEHQAQVAPVPAYAGPAEAEPHARADAAVPVLPHTRPTPAAEVPAPEPARAPYGEAAAPAPGPLPYGASPAYARPVEAPAVAAPREAPPTGGPGPDHPAPRYAEAPEGGASPYGDVPAARVQPEAETEPETGTGTEPELRNEPAPAPDPAHRTPAHSGVPGPGAAEIVALAVTRGLRREAAEDDDTQDIPRVAPLRGSAVTEVPAHLPFRGGPMPSAPAPRPAPARPAAVRRPAPGRRVPRGDDRLREHRGPVLPGWIGVLVGGLALAGCSAVLWRAGAVPAPLAAAFGATPRPYEGLRATHWPPLAFLGVVALLALGGLGRARAGHAWVLTLFGRYRGTVRRTGLTWVSPLLLRRRVDVRLRHWRSEPMPAVDSGGLALQVVVQVVWQVKDTARATLAVADHTAYLAEQVESAMARVLSQLPADAFHEDAPTLRDAEAVGDALTRLLAAETEAVGIEVFSAQPTRIEYAAEVAEAMRRRRVAAIDAKHRDTVLTSVVDAVDDTVHRLTSRGIVELDDYERKALVKDLTVAFYTGRAE
- a CDS encoding lytic polysaccharide monooxygenase auxiliary activity family 9 protein, encoding MPGRAGAAALGLGLVAGITLLSAPSASSHGYTDTPISRQKLCANKTVSDCGAIQWEPQSVEGFKGFPAAGPADGKICAGGNSQFAELDNQRGGTWPTTKVTSGQSYSFRWQFTANHSTTDFKYYATKNGWDPTKPLTRAALDPQPFLTVAYNGARPSQTTVHQGTLPAGKSGRHMILAVWTVNDTPMAFYSCSDVQF
- a CDS encoding AMP-binding protein, with the translated sequence MRTTTAPGTVAELVARQWGDHRPGLKHEDGVLTRHRTAQEAAARAALLVDLMPPGAEPHLGVLLDNTPEFPFWLGAAALAGAAVAGINPTRRGPELARDILHTDCRLLITEPAHLPLLRGLDLPGVRVLVTGTEEYAALLAPYAAAEPGDATLGAPGPGSRLLLYFTSGSTGAPKAAICTQGRLAAAGAALARRFSVTPDDVHYVCMPLFHGNAVIADWLPALAGDAAVALRRRFSASAFLDDVRTHGATYFTYVGRAVQYLLATEPRPDDREHPLRLGFGTEAGAADAARFTERFGVPLVEGYGATEGGASVQRTPDTPPAALGRAGAGDDLAVIDSETGRTCPPAVFDDRGRLLNADRAIGELVNRGRSLFEGYWRNPDAEAARTRDGWYWTGDLFYRDAQGFLYFAGRTDDRLRVDSENLAAAVIENILARWADAAAVAVYAVPDEVAGDQVMAALALRDGAVFDPAAFAAFLAAQPDLGTKMPPRYVRIVPAMPVTATNKVHRVALRRAGFRCPDPVWHRAPGGAYRPLTGADLANLLAAYAAHDRTDLPAR
- a CDS encoding IclR family transcriptional regulator, which translates into the protein MALKPEPTAPFHSVQYALRVLEAIARHAGGVTGAQIARETGLPAVHLTPMLLMLRREGYVLQVADGAYAIGDSLVLLGSGADREQALADKLQDTLDRLRDSVGAAVYISRYVDGEVRITQFADSPRTPKVHEWVDFRSAAHASAVGKCLLTQLDQDGRRDHLARHKTARLTSKTIVSERVLFSQLDAQPATVPVLDLQEYAVGTVCAAVPITAGASVGCLALSMPVEHAHRLRAAAEALNRKAAPLLLSLTL
- a CDS encoding peptidoglycan-binding protein encodes the protein MPMPVFQEYEPAGDCACKGCAQRRRSLARARAIAPRDGGHPSARGARRALVLATAAGVVLSGGGVAAARTTPPPGPVSHDEPGSPQGRPAPLHGPKGGPVGKPGAPGAPSAAKRIDRSTIINRAKLWLDAKVPYSMSEYWTDGYRQDCSGYVSMAWNLGTNEWTGSLHTFATRITKDELLPGDMLLFHNPADPNKGSHVTLFGGWADESRTHYIAYEQTKPATRKQVTPYGYWNNAAKYLPYRFNGVTGGIVPEGQGPDGKPATPVAKAFPGAATFGPGRTGDHIEQLGRMLIDRGALRFYPQGASRRWTDADRLATQAFQRAQGWTGADADGTPGAHTWRLLVERQGKDIPPVPETAGPGGVRAYPGAAVFRPGSAHDAVTALGRMLLAKGFGTYYTSGPGPRWGEADRRAVEAFQRAQGWRGAAADGYPGPETWRRLFA